In bacterium, a single window of DNA contains:
- a CDS encoding DEAD/DEAH box helicase: MFTGGLPQDNVVTADKSFSDLGLSLRLTDALREIAFYNPTPIQAEVLPRALEGADLIGLAQTGSGKTAAFCLPMVERLAPNRGTRALVLCPTREIAMQTKSFLDVLEPTTGFTSVCLIGGVRMDPQISKLRTKPDVIVATPGRLLDHVGRRTAYIDRVEYLVLDEADHMLDLGFLPQILRVLELLPAQRQTMMFSATMPAQIDRIARRFMREPEQVDFRPDGRTAEGIEHRLYLVQPENMRACLMGLLEQEQGSTLVFLRRKVDAEWAYKQLKQEGHRVDRMHSDRSQGQRVEALASLRSGKNRILLATNVAARGIDIPVIEHIINYGIPENVEEYVHRAGRTARGDAEGIASTIATWKHKEEIAMIERALGRPLPRCAAPGVEPYVERKTTIRGRKIRRRRLL; the protein is encoded by the coding sequence ATGTTCACGGGTGGATTACCTCAAGACAACGTTGTCACTGCCGACAAGTCCTTCTCCGATCTCGGCTTGAGCCTCCGGCTTACCGACGCCCTGCGCGAGATCGCCTTCTACAATCCCACGCCGATTCAAGCCGAAGTTCTGCCGCGTGCTCTCGAGGGCGCCGACCTGATCGGGCTGGCGCAGACGGGCTCCGGGAAGACCGCGGCGTTCTGTCTTCCCATGGTCGAGCGTCTCGCGCCAAACCGGGGCACGCGGGCTCTGGTGCTGTGCCCGACACGCGAGATCGCCATGCAGACCAAGTCCTTTCTCGACGTCCTGGAGCCGACCACCGGCTTCACCTCGGTGTGTCTGATCGGCGGTGTCCGGATGGACCCCCAGATCAGCAAGCTGAGGACCAAGCCGGACGTCATCGTGGCCACGCCGGGGCGTCTGCTCGATCACGTCGGGCGCCGCACCGCCTACATCGACCGGGTCGAGTACCTGGTGCTGGACGAAGCCGACCACATGCTGGATCTCGGGTTCTTGCCCCAGATCCTGAGAGTACTCGAACTCCTGCCGGCGCAGCGTCAGACCATGATGTTCTCCGCCACCATGCCGGCCCAGATCGACCGAATCGCCCGGCGCTTCATGCGCGAGCCGGAGCAGGTCGACTTCCGCCCCGACGGCCGCACCGCCGAAGGCATCGAGCATCGCCTCTATCTGGTGCAGCCCGAGAACATGCGGGCATGCCTGATGGGCCTCCTGGAGCAGGAGCAGGGCAGCACTCTCGTCTTCCTGCGCCGCAAGGTCGACGCCGAGTGGGCCTACAAGCAGCTCAAACAGGAAGGTCACAGAGTCGACCGCATGCACTCGGACCGCAGTCAAGGTCAGCGCGTCGAGGCCCTGGCCAGCCTGCGCTCGGGCAAGAACCGGATCCTGCTTGCCACCAACGTCGCAGCCCGTGGAATCGACATTCCGGTAATCGAGCACATCATCAACTACGGCATTCCGGAGAACGTCGAGGAGTACGTGCACCGCGCGGGCCGGACGGCGCGAGGTGACGCCGAGGGCATCGCATCGACGATCGCGACGTGGAAGCACAAGGAAGAGATCGCCATGATCGAGCGCGCACTAGGCAGACCGCTGCCGCGCTGCGCGGCGCCCGGGGTCGAGCCGTACGTCGAGCGCAAGACCACGATCCGCGGCCGCAAAATCCGCCGCCGGAGGCTGCTGTAA
- a CDS encoding alpha/beta hydrolase codes for MHRGPAWTRAAFRNAAASWHLALTALLAAVALGACASLPAYDDLVERLGSGSFVEVEGARIYVETLGEPGTGSPVVLVHGYGASSYSWRHVLPALAERHQVVALDLVGFGLTERPKGKNHYSRTGQVDVLSAVVDHFGWPSAHFVGHSYGGGLVMSLAHLEPDKVRSMVLVGSTVPVYSDKRRHIFGRRPFAPPLVRAFLRPSFVRRSLRRSFYDDRAVTDELIASYLERVRVEGVTRAYVGLTAPAPSDERFDDLRYETLGQPTLAIWGSHDVLIPSEGARKAIGRFPDARFIEITECGHIPMEEKPDELVAEVLPFFAEVDSAVSGVDPARTR; via the coding sequence ATGCACCGAGGACCGGCCTGGACTCGAGCCGCCTTCAGAAACGCTGCAGCCTCTTGGCACCTTGCCCTCACGGCTTTGCTTGCCGCTGTTGCCCTGGGTGCCTGTGCTTCACTGCCGGCCTACGATGACCTCGTCGAACGGCTGGGCAGCGGCAGTTTCGTCGAAGTCGAAGGAGCCCGCATCTACGTCGAGACCCTCGGTGAACCCGGCACGGGGAGCCCCGTCGTCCTGGTGCACGGCTACGGTGCTTCCAGCTACTCCTGGCGCCACGTTCTCCCGGCTCTCGCCGAGCGCCATCAGGTCGTTGCGCTCGACCTGGTCGGCTTCGGTCTCACCGAGAGGCCCAAGGGCAAGAATCATTACTCGCGCACCGGCCAGGTCGATGTGCTCTCGGCCGTGGTTGACCATTTCGGCTGGCCGTCGGCTCACTTCGTCGGGCACTCCTATGGCGGCGGTCTGGTCATGAGCCTGGCTCATCTCGAGCCGGACAAGGTTCGCTCGATGGTGCTGGTAGGGAGCACGGTACCCGTGTACAGCGACAAGCGCCGGCACATCTTCGGCAGGCGACCGTTTGCTCCGCCACTGGTACGCGCGTTCCTCCGACCTTCGTTCGTGCGCCGCTCGCTACGGCGTTCTTTCTACGACGACCGGGCCGTGACCGACGAGCTCATCGCCTCCTACTTGGAGCGCGTGCGAGTCGAAGGGGTGACACGGGCCTACGTCGGTCTCACCGCTCCGGCCCCTTCGGATGAGAGGTTCGACGATCTTCGCTACGAGACCCTCGGACAGCCCACGCTCGCGATCTGGGGCTCGCATGACGTGCTCATCCCATCCGAGGGTGCCCGCAAGGCCATCGGCAGGTTCCCCGACGCGCGCTTCATCGAGATCACCGAATGCGGGCATATTCCGATGGAGGAGAAGCCCGACGAACTGGTCGCCGAAGTTCTGCCGTTTTTCGCCGAGGTCGACTCCGCCGTTTCCGGAGTGGACCCGGCCCGAACCCGTTGA
- a CDS encoding alpha/beta fold hydrolase, protein MDKLHQIPANGQDAELVARVGSGAEGATTILYLHGFGSSQNGEKAEFFRQRAESAGFGFVSLDLQGHGVSGGSMRGLTLSRCLRDVERARRELPSLRQEVSLIGSSMGALVALWHAALARSPASAAVRSLALIAPALGLERTLADALGPKGMADWQRGGVLEVTNELGTFELDWEFVADLERYPSSRLASLHTTPALIFQGKLDDRVSWREVAAFAQATPELTRLELLEDGDHRLIDRMDWIWSETARFLNAATSPASAT, encoded by the coding sequence ATGGATAAGCTGCATCAGATTCCTGCGAACGGACAAGATGCCGAGCTGGTGGCTCGCGTCGGTTCCGGCGCAGAGGGTGCGACGACGATCCTCTATCTTCACGGCTTCGGCTCCAGTCAAAACGGTGAGAAGGCCGAGTTCTTTCGCCAGCGAGCCGAAAGCGCCGGATTCGGATTCGTCTCGTTGGATCTTCAGGGCCACGGGGTTTCCGGAGGCTCCATGCGCGGCCTGACGTTGAGTCGTTGTCTACGTGACGTCGAGCGAGCTCGCCGAGAGCTACCGTCACTTCGCCAGGAGGTGTCGCTGATCGGATCTTCGATGGGCGCCCTCGTGGCGCTCTGGCACGCGGCGCTCGCGCGATCTCCGGCTTCGGCGGCGGTGCGATCGCTCGCACTCATCGCGCCCGCTCTGGGCCTCGAGAGGACGCTCGCCGATGCGCTCGGGCCCAAAGGCATGGCGGACTGGCAGCGAGGCGGCGTTCTCGAGGTGACCAACGAGTTGGGCACTTTCGAGCTGGATTGGGAGTTCGTCGCCGATCTGGAGCGCTATCCGAGCTCGAGGCTCGCGTCGCTTCACACCACCCCGGCTTTGATCTTCCAGGGCAAGCTCGACGACCGGGTCTCTTGGCGAGAGGTGGCGGCGTTTGCGCAGGCCACTCCCGAGCTGACGCGGCTCGAGCTTCTCGAAGACGGCGATCACCGGCTGATCGATCGCATGGATTGGATCTGGTCCGAGACGGCGCGGTTTCTGAACGCTGCAACCTCGCCCGCCTCTGCCACGTAG
- a CDS encoding PDZ domain-containing protein codes for MRTTRKITPFLLAALVVVPAWAGDDDPDHEKKRCTADAGVCVRGMVEKLSQKGWIGIEWNDEDEIPVLTQVVAGSPAEAAGLSRGDTVLAFNGVSTSAGEEAVWAEAKKSLVPGKTITLTIERAGQKKEVDVHLVALPRHVMAQWIGNHMLEHHVAEKDEEREEAEAPRP; via the coding sequence ATGCGTACGACCCGAAAAATCACTCCGTTCCTTCTCGCCGCGCTCGTTGTGGTGCCTGCCTGGGCCGGGGACGATGATCCCGACCACGAGAAGAAAAGATGTACGGCCGATGCGGGCGTCTGCGTTCGTGGAATGGTGGAGAAGCTCAGCCAGAAGGGCTGGATCGGAATCGAATGGAATGATGAGGATGAGATCCCTGTGCTGACGCAAGTCGTCGCGGGCAGTCCCGCGGAGGCGGCCGGGCTCAGCCGTGGCGACACGGTGCTGGCATTCAACGGGGTCAGCACTTCGGCGGGTGAAGAGGCCGTGTGGGCCGAAGCCAAGAAATCCCTGGTGCCCGGCAAGACCATCACTCTTACGATCGAGCGGGCCGGACAGAAGAAGGAGGTGGACGTGCACCTGGTTGCCCTACCGCGTCACGTCATGGCCCAGTGGATCGGGAATCACATGCTCGAGCACCACGTTGCCGAAAAGGACGAGGAACGGGAGGAAGCCGAGGCTCCTCGGCCCTGA
- a CDS encoding ACT domain-containing protein, translating to MTRPLELKLLRGRYAIVRLEPEATVPDWVKGEITCIARTPSELSVLCDEDRVPDSVRSNGPWKCLEVAGPLDFAEVGVLSSLTAPLCRAGVSVFVFSTFDTDYLLVREDKLATAAAGLEAAGHRIRRENRERNVNRLGSGGD from the coding sequence ATGACTCGGCCGCTCGAGCTGAAGCTGCTTCGCGGCCGCTATGCGATCGTTCGGCTCGAGCCCGAGGCGACGGTTCCGGACTGGGTCAAGGGCGAGATCACCTGCATCGCCCGGACTCCGAGCGAGCTTTCCGTACTGTGCGACGAAGACAGGGTCCCCGATTCGGTGCGCTCCAACGGCCCCTGGAAGTGTCTGGAAGTAGCGGGACCCCTCGATTTCGCCGAGGTCGGGGTTCTGAGCTCACTCACCGCGCCCCTTTGTAGAGCCGGTGTCAGCGTGTTCGTTTTCTCGACCTTCGACACCGACTACCTGCTCGTTCGTGAGGACAAGCTGGCCACGGCGGCGGCCGGTCTGGAAGCCGCCGGCCACCGCATCCGACGAGAGAACCGAGAGCGCAACGTGAACAGGCTGGGCTCGGGCGGTGATTGA
- a CDS encoding PaaI family thioesterase, with the protein MYLSAPTNAHYQPGIEISQAAARVTIDVRSEFHHAAGGVHGSVYFKALDDACFFAANSVVEDVFVLTSQFNIQLVRPISEGRLIAAGRVLHSGRSSQIVRGELHDESGNLLAVGQGTFIRSGDRLTSEMGYRLP; encoded by the coding sequence ATGTACCTTTCGGCTCCCACCAACGCTCACTACCAACCGGGAATCGAGATCAGCCAGGCTGCGGCTCGAGTCACCATCGACGTCCGGTCCGAGTTTCACCACGCCGCCGGCGGCGTCCATGGCTCGGTCTACTTCAAGGCGCTTGACGATGCCTGCTTCTTCGCCGCCAACTCGGTGGTCGAAGACGTTTTCGTCCTCACGAGTCAGTTCAATATCCAATTGGTTCGACCGATCTCCGAGGGCCGCTTGATCGCCGCCGGGCGGGTGCTGCACTCGGGCAGATCGTCCCAGATCGTTCGGGGTGAGCTCCACGACGAGTCGGGGAACCTGCTTGCCGTGGGCCAGGGAACTTTTATCAGAAGCGGTGACCGACTCACGTCCGAGATGGGATATCGATTACCGTGA
- a CDS encoding endonuclease, whose product MKLRILTYNIHRAIGVDRSFRPQRIAEILAHHDADLVLLQEVDDGVPRSRNMDLARELAEELGYPHRAVGHNVSLRKGRYGNATLSRYPIERERNIDLTIRRKKRRGCQHTTLRVEKIRGHPHRLEVFNLHLGLSARERQQQIGLLASSKEFAVLGHDTACIVGGDFNDWRSLLRPFFVDVLDFDCATEGLTRRGRSPIRTYPSFSPRGALDRLYFRGSIRRLMARRCRLRASKVASDHLPIIAEFELH is encoded by the coding sequence GTGAAGCTCAGAATACTCACGTACAACATCCACCGGGCGATTGGCGTCGATCGCTCGTTCCGACCTCAGAGAATCGCCGAGATTCTGGCTCACCATGATGCCGACCTGGTGCTCTTGCAGGAAGTCGACGACGGCGTTCCGAGATCCCGGAATATGGATCTGGCTCGCGAGCTGGCCGAGGAGCTCGGCTACCCGCATCGGGCGGTTGGTCACAATGTCAGTTTGCGCAAGGGCCGGTACGGCAATGCAACCCTGTCGAGATACCCGATCGAGCGTGAGCGCAACATCGACCTGACCATCAGGCGTAAGAAGCGTCGCGGCTGCCAGCACACCACGCTTCGAGTCGAGAAGATCCGTGGGCATCCGCACAGGCTCGAGGTCTTCAACCTGCACCTCGGTCTTTCGGCAAGAGAGAGGCAGCAACAGATCGGCTTGCTGGCAAGCTCGAAAGAGTTCGCTGTCCTCGGTCACGACACGGCGTGCATCGTGGGCGGCGATTTCAATGATTGGCGATCGTTGCTCAGGCCGTTCTTCGTCGACGTCCTCGATTTTGACTGCGCCACCGAGGGTTTGACCCGTCGCGGCCGGAGCCCGATTCGTACCTATCCGTCGTTCTCGCCCCGGGGAGCACTGGACCGTCTCTACTTTCGTGGATCGATCAGGAGATTGATGGCCCGGAGATGTCGGCTCCGAGCCTCGAAAGTCGCGAGCGACCATCTACCGATCATCGCCGAGTTCGAGCTGCACTAG
- the ytxJ gene encoding bacillithiol system redox-active protein YtxJ, with product MADAQELSRITTLAQLDDLLAASSERLVWIFKHSLICGTSAGAWREFEKFAARQADRTTIGVIEIQRAREVSREVEARTGLRHQSPQVLAIRSGRPVWHASHWEITERALDEAEEIHAELETANQA from the coding sequence ATGGCCGACGCCCAGGAGCTCAGCCGCATCACCACGCTTGCACAACTTGACGATCTTCTGGCCGCCTCTTCTGAGCGACTCGTCTGGATTTTCAAGCACAGTCTCATCTGCGGTACTTCGGCCGGCGCCTGGCGTGAGTTCGAGAAGTTTGCCGCCAGGCAGGCGGACCGGACCACGATCGGAGTGATCGAGATCCAACGGGCCCGGGAGGTCTCGAGAGAGGTCGAAGCGCGTACCGGCCTTCGCCACCAGTCGCCCCAGGTTCTGGCGATTCGAAGCGGCCGCCCGGTTTGGCACGCGAGCCACTGGGAGATCACCGAGCGGGCTCTGGACGAGGCCGAAGAGATCCACGCCGAGCTCGAGACCGCGAATCAGGCCTAG
- a CDS encoding ankyrin repeat domain-containing protein: protein MQLIPFILTGVLVLAGAAGTGPSADGSGGAPSVATLVGEGRLDELQQTIHEGLPPEAGLMAAVRHDSEDALRLVLQLGADPKGLQASRALLRARRQGLDRTARILTEAGANLEGRDPYGRTLLILALEEEPVSRVQAIASAGADVNATSNVGTTALMAAVVSGWPRKVKTLLRSGADIEAEDRDGWTALSWAVRMEAIDIMRLLLARGADPDHVDRLGWTPLLLASAQANPAVVHELLARGASPNLKTPTVGTPLIRAVHGGDPEVLRQLLVFGADRRPLYGGRNAFGWAKSLGRSELAQMLEWRGPKR from the coding sequence GTGCAACTCATTCCGTTCATTCTGACCGGCGTCCTGGTTCTGGCTGGCGCCGCCGGCACGGGGCCCTCGGCAGATGGTTCCGGTGGCGCTCCTTCGGTGGCCACGCTGGTTGGCGAAGGACGGTTGGACGAGCTCCAACAGACCATCCACGAGGGACTGCCACCGGAGGCCGGCCTCATGGCCGCCGTGCGCCACGACTCCGAGGACGCTCTGCGTTTGGTCCTGCAACTCGGAGCGGATCCCAAGGGGCTGCAAGCTTCGCGGGCCTTGCTGCGGGCTCGGCGCCAGGGCCTCGATCGAACGGCCCGGATCTTGACCGAAGCGGGGGCGAATCTCGAGGGTAGGGATCCCTATGGAAGGACGCTGCTGATTCTGGCGCTTGAGGAGGAGCCCGTTTCTCGGGTCCAGGCCATCGCATCCGCGGGGGCCGACGTCAACGCCACATCCAACGTCGGCACGACCGCGCTGATGGCGGCGGTCGTCAGTGGGTGGCCCCGGAAGGTGAAGACGCTGCTCAGATCAGGTGCCGACATCGAGGCCGAAGATCGAGACGGATGGACGGCTCTGTCTTGGGCTGTACGGATGGAGGCGATCGATATCATGCGTCTGCTGCTCGCGCGCGGCGCGGATCCGGACCACGTCGACCGTCTGGGCTGGACGCCGCTGCTTCTCGCCAGTGCCCAGGCAAACCCGGCGGTGGTTCACGAGTTGTTGGCCCGGGGCGCGAGTCCGAATCTCAAAACGCCAACGGTGGGCACGCCCCTGATCCGGGCGGTTCATGGAGGCGACCCCGAGGTTCTCCGGCAGCTGCTTGTCTTCGGTGCCGATCGCCGGCCGCTCTATGGCGGCCGCAATGCATTCGGTTGGGCGAAGTCTCTCGGCCGGAGCGAGCTTGCCCAGATGCTCGAATGGCGGGGGCCCAAGCGGTGA
- a CDS encoding 3'(2'),5'-bisphosphate nucleotidase CysQ — protein sequence MSSEILNRISSALDEAAGVLENFTAGQIEATLKAGNDPVTEADLAVNEALLRVLPRAGEAWLSEETKDDPARVTSRRLWVVDPIDGTREFVQGIPEWCVSVGFVVDGQAVAGGILSPSRKQKIIGSLETGVTLNGDPVSPRGTTAPEDTVVLASRSEIRRGEWAQYEQRSWELRPMGSVALKMGLVAAGLVDATWTLVPKHEWDVAAGTALVNAAGGRVFIPGQGEPTFNRADLKLPGLAALGAGTDGLFEDETFTLA from the coding sequence TTGAGCTCGGAGATCCTGAATCGCATCAGCAGCGCCCTCGATGAGGCCGCGGGCGTGCTCGAGAACTTCACCGCCGGTCAGATAGAGGCGACACTCAAGGCAGGAAACGACCCCGTCACCGAAGCCGATCTGGCGGTGAACGAGGCGCTGCTTCGAGTTCTGCCCCGTGCCGGCGAGGCCTGGCTCTCCGAGGAGACCAAGGACGATCCGGCGCGAGTAACGAGCCGTCGTCTGTGGGTGGTCGATCCGATCGACGGAACTCGCGAGTTCGTTCAAGGGATTCCGGAATGGTGCGTGTCGGTGGGTTTCGTCGTCGACGGCCAGGCAGTGGCCGGCGGAATCCTGAGTCCGTCGAGGAAGCAGAAGATCATCGGGTCGCTCGAAACCGGGGTCACCCTGAACGGAGACCCGGTCTCGCCTCGGGGAACGACCGCGCCGGAAGACACGGTGGTCCTGGCCAGCCGGAGTGAAATCAGGCGGGGCGAGTGGGCTCAGTACGAGCAGCGCAGCTGGGAGCTCCGGCCGATGGGATCGGTCGCTCTCAAGATGGGGCTGGTCGCCGCCGGTCTGGTCGACGCGACATGGACCCTCGTACCCAAGCACGAGTGGGACGTCGCGGCCGGCACGGCGCTGGTCAACGCGGCCGGGGGACGGGTTTTCATTCCCGGGCAGGGTGAACCGACGTTCAACCGCGCCGATCTCAAGCTACCGGGTCTGGCGGCACTCGGCGCTGGCACCGACGGTCTCTTCGAGGATGAAACGTTTACTCTCGCTTGA
- a CDS encoding bifunctional sulfate adenylyltransferase/adenylylsulfate kinase: MTSVATHELRPLLVDDDRITELKKEAVRLPSWDLNFRQIWDSELLLNGAFSPLSGYLSKADYESVCSDLRLANGALWPMPIMLDVTEDFATTLSPGDRVALRHPEGMVLAILTIEDIWTPDRRAEAVAVFGTDNEDHPGVFQLMQETHPIYVGGKLEGLELPPHHTYRHHRHTPEQLRAEFERRGWDRIVAFQTRNPMHRAHVELTRRAALDKGAKILIHPVVGRTSPGDVDYFSRVRCYEAVVAQLPPQMAALSLLPLAMRMGGPREALWHALIRRNYGCTHFIVGRDHAGPRDRDGNSFYGPYDAQELVAKHSEESGIELVPFQEVVYSENRGEYLPRPEVKEDEKILDLSGTELRRRLREGADIPEWFSYPEVIDALRRRFPPRLRQGYTVFFTGLSGSGKSTVAQILIAKLMEMDDRPVTLLDGDIVRKNLSSELGFSKEHRDLNIQRIGFVASEITKNRGAAVCAPIAPYSSTRRRVRELIEHHGGFIEVHVSTPLEVCETRDRKGLYAKARAGLIKEFTGIDDPYEVPESAEVVIDTGELTAERAAQKIVDHLRQEGFLDGPHEDHA, encoded by the coding sequence ATGACATCTGTCGCAACACATGAACTTCGCCCATTGCTCGTCGACGACGATCGCATTACCGAACTCAAGAAGGAAGCAGTTCGCCTTCCCTCGTGGGATCTGAACTTCCGCCAGATCTGGGACAGCGAGCTGCTGCTCAACGGCGCCTTCTCCCCCCTATCCGGCTATCTCTCCAAGGCCGATTACGAGAGTGTTTGCAGTGACCTTCGGCTTGCCAACGGCGCCCTGTGGCCGATGCCGATCATGCTCGATGTCACCGAGGACTTCGCCACAACCCTCTCACCGGGAGATCGGGTCGCGCTGCGCCATCCCGAGGGCATGGTGCTGGCGATCCTGACCATCGAGGACATCTGGACACCCGACCGGCGAGCCGAAGCGGTAGCCGTATTCGGAACCGACAACGAAGATCACCCCGGCGTGTTCCAGCTCATGCAGGAGACTCACCCGATCTACGTCGGCGGCAAGCTGGAAGGTCTGGAGCTGCCACCACACCACACCTATCGCCATCATCGCCACACGCCGGAGCAACTGCGCGCGGAGTTCGAGCGACGCGGCTGGGACCGGATCGTGGCCTTCCAGACCCGCAATCCGATGCACCGAGCTCACGTCGAGCTCACCCGTCGAGCGGCCCTCGACAAGGGCGCCAAGATTCTCATTCATCCCGTGGTGGGTCGCACCAGCCCGGGAGACGTGGACTATTTCTCCCGGGTTCGCTGTTACGAGGCCGTTGTTGCCCAGCTGCCGCCCCAGATGGCGGCGCTGAGCCTGCTGCCCCTGGCCATGCGTATGGGTGGACCTCGCGAGGCGCTCTGGCACGCGCTGATCCGGCGCAATTACGGCTGTACTCATTTCATCGTCGGACGAGACCACGCCGGGCCGCGCGACCGCGACGGCAATTCCTTCTACGGGCCCTACGACGCCCAGGAGCTGGTTGCAAAGCACTCGGAGGAGTCCGGGATCGAGCTGGTTCCCTTCCAGGAGGTCGTCTATTCCGAGAACCGTGGAGAGTACTTGCCGCGACCCGAGGTGAAAGAGGACGAGAAGATCCTCGATCTTTCGGGTACCGAGCTGCGCCGTCGGCTCCGCGAGGGCGCCGACATTCCGGAGTGGTTCTCCTATCCCGAGGTGATCGACGCCCTGAGGCGCCGATTCCCACCCAGATTGCGGCAGGGCTACACCGTGTTTTTCACCGGGCTCTCGGGCTCGGGCAAGTCGACCGTGGCCCAGATCCTGATCGCGAAGTTGATGGAAATGGACGACCGCCCCGTGACCCTTCTCGACGGCGACATCGTCCGCAAGAACCTCTCGAGCGAGCTGGGTTTCTCAAAAGAGCATCGCGACCTCAACATCCAGCGCATCGGGTTCGTGGCCAGCGAGATCACCAAGAATCGCGGCGCGGCGGTATGCGCACCGATCGCTCCCTACTCGAGCACGCGGCGACGCGTTCGCGAGTTGATAGAGCACCACGGTGGCTTCATCGAGGTTCACGTCTCCACGCCTCTCGAAGTCTGCGAAACTCGCGACCGCAAGGGTCTCTATGCCAAAGCGCGAGCGGGCCTGATCAAGGAGTTCACGGGCATCGACGACCCGTACGAGGTGCCGGAATCTGCCGAGGTAGTGATCGATACCGGCGAGCTCACCGCCGAGCGCGCGGCGCAGAAGATCGTCGACCACCTTCGTCAGGAGGGTTTCCTGGACGGTCCTCACGAGGACCACGCTTGA
- a CDS encoding mannose-6-phosphate isomerase — protein MLKDYVWGGRDLERLLGRNLPEGTIAESWEISDHPNGETAVTGGAWEGATIRELLRAYGPRLVGSRNRSAVDRDRFPLLIKLLDANEWLSVQVHPGDAYARKHEDDLGKTEMWVVLHAAPDAEIILGFDRPTNIGALAEALERDELETLLQRVPARQGDVFFVPAGTVHAIGPGLVLAEIQQTSDVTYRVYDWGRQDSSDQGRSLRLERALEVTNFESVRPGTVEPEQLEAGAATRELLVDCPYFRTERLRLDTAGYRAECDGSTFEIWGALSGTATISSRRGAVDLESVSWALLPADLGAFEVRSEARAELLRVSTPPR, from the coding sequence GTGCTCAAGGACTATGTCTGGGGAGGTCGCGATCTCGAGCGGCTGCTCGGACGCAACCTCCCCGAGGGGACCATCGCCGAGAGCTGGGAAATCTCCGATCATCCCAACGGAGAGACCGCCGTAACCGGGGGCGCCTGGGAGGGAGCGACGATTCGTGAGCTGTTGCGCGCCTACGGGCCCCGGCTGGTCGGAAGCCGCAATCGGTCCGCCGTAGACCGAGATCGCTTTCCACTTCTGATCAAGCTTCTGGACGCCAACGAATGGCTCTCGGTACAGGTGCATCCCGGCGATGCCTACGCCCGCAAACACGAAGACGATCTCGGCAAGACCGAAATGTGGGTGGTGTTGCACGCTGCTCCGGACGCCGAGATCATCCTGGGATTCGATCGACCCACCAACATCGGGGCTCTGGCCGAGGCTCTAGAGCGGGACGAGCTCGAGACACTGCTCCAGCGCGTGCCCGCCCGGCAAGGTGACGTCTTCTTCGTTCCGGCGGGCACCGTTCACGCAATCGGGCCAGGGCTGGTGCTGGCCGAAATCCAGCAGACCAGCGACGTCACCTACCGCGTATACGACTGGGGCCGACAGGACTCCTCGGACCAAGGTCGATCGCTTCGTCTCGAGCGAGCCCTCGAAGTCACGAACTTCGAGTCGGTACGGCCGGGCACGGTCGAGCCGGAGCAACTGGAGGCCGGCGCCGCCACCCGGGAGCTTCTGGTGGACTGCCCCTACTTCCGCACCGAGAGGCTGCGCCTGGACACCGCCGGCTACCGAGCCGAGTGCGACGGCTCGACCTTCGAGATCTGGGGAGCGCTTTCGGGAACCGCCACGATCTCCTCCCGACGCGGCGCGGTGGATCTAGAGTCGGTCTCGTGGGCGCTTCTGCCGGCAGATCTCGGCGCCTTCGAGGTTCGGAGCGAGGCCCGGGCCGAGCTTCTACGCGTCTCGACACCTCCCCGCTAG
- a CDS encoding translation initiation factor IF-3 translates to MIDHDGTQVGVVPVEEARKRAEAVGLDLVEVGANADPPVVKILDWGKLKYEREKQAREARKKTHTIEVKEVKYRPNIDKHDMERKTDRVMGFLRKGKKVKVTVFFRYRQLRRPELGAEILDFLTQTVEGLGVVESRTKLESRRMVMVIAPVAQDKREAAAKTKQKAESSEADKKAAKPASDESGKEPSV, encoded by the coding sequence TTGATTGACCATGATGGAACTCAGGTCGGCGTAGTCCCGGTCGAAGAGGCCAGGAAACGAGCCGAAGCGGTGGGCCTGGATCTCGTAGAGGTGGGAGCCAACGCGGATCCGCCCGTCGTCAAGATTCTCGACTGGGGCAAGCTCAAGTACGAGCGCGAGAAGCAAGCTCGCGAGGCACGCAAGAAGACCCACACGATCGAAGTCAAAGAGGTCAAGTACCGGCCCAATATCGACAAGCACGACATGGAGCGCAAGACGGACCGTGTCATGGGCTTCCTGCGCAAGGGCAAGAAAGTCAAAGTGACCGTTTTCTTCCGCTATCGCCAACTGCGCAGGCCGGAGCTGGGCGCCGAGATTCTCGACTTCCTGACCCAGACCGTCGAGGGACTGGGCGTGGTCGAGTCCCGCACCAAGCTGGAATCCCGGCGAATGGTGATGGTGATCGCACCGGTGGCGCAGGACAAGCGGGAGGCGGCCGCCAAGACCAAGCAGAAAGCGGAGTCCTCCGAGGCCGACAAGAAGGCGGCGAAGCCGGCCTCGGACGAGTCAGGGAAAGAACCGTCGGTCTAG